A portion of the Homalodisca vitripennis isolate AUS2020 chromosome 2, UT_GWSS_2.1, whole genome shotgun sequence genome contains these proteins:
- the LOC124354533 gene encoding 39S ribosomal protein L32, mitochondrial-like produces MLRSVVSQIVKSLIKFENIVLSFETRQPSDTCYALCIENSIPGKESRAVSSLLEDWCLWAVPKHRITVEKRQQRKFGWPTHVWKPIVPKKNLVTCRSCGDHHVSGHLCPTCYSKNKKETEQIQAAIVARLGLQPIDTEVVVLYQGEREGVTDEFSQGKRIIEMKKERPAWFCRNLSERTTQASASTTSVRRSDLA; encoded by the exons ATGTTAAGAAGTGTAGTATCTCAAATTGTAAAATCACtaattaagtttgaaaatattgttttgtcgTTTGAAACAAGACAACCTTCAG ATACATGTTATGCACTTTGCATCGAGAACTCAATACCTGGAAAGGAGAGTCGTGCTGTTTCTTCATTATTGGAAGACTGGTGTCTTTGGGCTGTACCTAAACACAGGATAACTGTAGAGAAGCGTCAGCAGAGAAAGTTCGGTTGGCCGACCCATGTCTGGAAACCTATAGTACCCAAGAAAAATCTTGTGACGTGCCGATCTTGTGGAGACCATCATGTTTCTGGTCACTTATGCC cTACATGTTACTCTAAGAATAAGAAGGAGACGGAACAGATACAAGCAGCTATAGTAGCCAGGTTAGGCCTCCAGCCTATAGACACAGAGGTGGTTGTGTTATATCAAGGAGAAAGGGAGGGAGTTACTGACGAGTTCTCACAG GGTAAACGCATAATTGAAATGAAGAAAGAGCGGCCAGCTTGGTTCTGTAGGAATCTCTCTGAGAGGACCACTCAAGCTTCTGCCTCAACTACCTCAGTGAGACGCTCAGACCTCGCTTAG